In Gemmatimonadales bacterium, one DNA window encodes the following:
- a CDS encoding MFS transporter, producing the protein MSLRARWEEIRTGFAPPFWVANGTELFERLAYYGLQAVLAIYLHERLRFSEEQTGLLQGVFGFVVWFLPIFGGALADRFGYRRILSLAYLVLSIGYFLIGSITATWLAPVRAAIPLYWVVFAILMIPALGPGLVKPVVAGTTARASSEAMRSLGFSIYYTIVNVGGALGPLLASGVRSTLGVESVCYMSALFALAMFLVTVVFFRELPVPAGHQVVTVGAAARNMLRVLANLRVVAFLLLFSGFYVVFWQVYVALPLYVRGYVNAHSPIDALISIEGTGVIALTVIVAWLTRRLKPITTMASGVLITSLSWLLLTISGSTPFIAATLVGIAIGELTQAPRYYEYVSKLAPRGQEGTFLGFAFLPIAIGYLIGGPLGGWLVRHFGTVVHRPSAMWFVVSAIGVLTAGLLWLYDRIVKPGRGMAEGGTQ; encoded by the coding sequence GTGAGCCTGAGAGCGCGCTGGGAGGAGATCCGCACCGGCTTCGCGCCGCCCTTCTGGGTCGCCAACGGCACCGAGCTGTTCGAGCGGCTGGCGTACTACGGCCTGCAGGCGGTGCTGGCCATCTACCTGCACGAGCGGCTGCGGTTCTCCGAGGAGCAGACCGGACTCCTGCAGGGCGTGTTCGGGTTCGTGGTGTGGTTCCTGCCGATCTTCGGCGGCGCGCTGGCCGACCGCTTCGGGTACCGCCGCATCCTGTCGCTGGCCTACCTGGTGCTGTCGATCGGGTACTTCCTCATCGGCTCGATCACGGCGACCTGGCTGGCGCCGGTGCGCGCGGCCATCCCGCTGTACTGGGTGGTGTTCGCGATCCTCATGATCCCGGCGCTCGGCCCGGGCCTGGTGAAGCCGGTGGTGGCCGGGACCACCGCCCGGGCCTCCAGCGAGGCGATGCGCTCGCTCGGCTTCTCGATCTACTACACCATCGTGAACGTCGGCGGCGCCCTGGGCCCGCTCCTGGCGTCGGGGGTCCGCAGCACGCTCGGGGTCGAGAGCGTGTGCTACATGTCGGCGCTGTTCGCGCTGGCCATGTTCCTCGTGACCGTGGTCTTCTTCCGCGAATTGCCGGTGCCCGCCGGCCACCAGGTGGTGACGGTGGGCGCCGCAGCGCGCAACATGCTGCGCGTGCTCGCCAACCTGCGGGTGGTGGCCTTCCTGCTGCTGTTCTCGGGGTTCTACGTGGTGTTCTGGCAGGTCTACGTCGCGCTGCCGCTCTACGTGCGGGGGTACGTCAACGCGCATTCCCCGATCGACGCGTTGATTTCGATCGAGGGGACCGGCGTCATCGCGCTCACGGTGATCGTGGCCTGGCTCACCCGGCGGCTCAAGCCGATCACGACCATGGCGTCGGGCGTGCTCATCACCAGCCTCTCCTGGCTGCTGCTCACGATCTCCGGCAGCACGCCCTTCATCGCCGCCACGCTGGTGGGCATCGCCATCGGGGAGCTGACGCAGGCCCCGCGCTACTACGAGTACGTGTCGAAGCTCGCCCCCAGGGGCCAGGAAGGCACCTTCCTCGGCTTCGCCTTCCTGCCCATCGCCATCGGGTACCTGATCGGTGGACCCCTGGGTGGCTGGCTGGTGCGGCATTTCGGGACGGTGGTGCACCGGCCGTCGGCGATGTGGTTCGTGGTCTCGGCCATCGGCGTGCTCACGGCGGGCCTGCTGTGGCTGTACGACCGGATCGTCAAGCCGGGACGAGGGATGGCAGAGGGCGGAACGCAGTAG
- a CDS encoding zinc ribbon domain-containing protein has protein sequence MPTYEYRCAKCGKRFAVIERISEHTARSPACPKCRSRTARQLPATFYAKTVKKS, from the coding sequence ATGCCGACGTACGAGTATCGCTGCGCGAAGTGCGGGAAGCGGTTCGCGGTGATCGAGCGGATCAGCGAGCACACGGCCCGCTCGCCGGCGTGCCCGAAATGCCGCTCGCGGACCGCCCGGCAGCTGCCCGCGACGTTCTACGCCAAGACGGTCAAGAAGAGCTGA